In Photobacterium sp. TLY01, the following proteins share a genomic window:
- a CDS encoding LysR family transcriptional regulator, which produces MANWEGVSEFVAVAESSSFTLAAKKLSTSVAQVSRRVAALEDRLAVKLLNRTTRKVTLTEAGMLYFQQCKHLVDGLEQAELAVTQMQTTPKGLVRVTAPVTYGEMHLAPLINQFLEHYPHVDIELMLTNQKLDLIESGIDLAIRLGRLEDSTLLARRLSTRQSYVCASRAYLAQYGEPHTLSELSKHQCLVGSVDVWRFKDNQQNRSIRISGRLKCNSGFALRDAAKRGLGLIQLPDYYIQQDLESGELIEVLAQYRDDKEGIWALFPSSVRLSPKVRLLVEFLVESLAVGLSENNLSQR; this is translated from the coding sequence ATGGCAAACTGGGAAGGCGTCAGTGAATTCGTCGCCGTAGCAGAATCGAGCAGCTTCACGCTGGCGGCGAAAAAACTGTCCACCTCGGTGGCTCAGGTCAGCCGCCGCGTCGCAGCGCTGGAAGACAGGCTCGCCGTCAAACTACTCAACCGCACCACACGGAAAGTCACGCTGACGGAAGCCGGCATGCTGTATTTCCAGCAATGCAAACATCTGGTCGACGGACTGGAACAGGCGGAACTCGCCGTCACGCAGATGCAAACCACCCCAAAAGGATTGGTGCGCGTTACCGCCCCCGTCACCTACGGCGAGATGCACCTTGCCCCTCTGATCAATCAGTTTTTAGAACACTACCCGCACGTCGACATCGAGTTGATGCTGACCAACCAAAAACTCGACCTCATTGAATCCGGCATTGATCTGGCCATACGCTTAGGCCGGCTGGAAGATTCCACCCTGCTGGCCCGCAGGCTGTCGACCCGGCAATCATATGTCTGTGCCAGCCGGGCCTATCTGGCGCAATACGGCGAGCCGCACACTTTGTCTGAACTGAGTAAACATCAATGCCTGGTCGGCTCCGTGGATGTCTGGCGGTTCAAAGACAATCAGCAAAACAGATCGATTCGTATCTCAGGCCGGCTCAAATGCAACAGTGGTTTTGCCCTGCGTGATGCCGCCAAACGGGGACTGGGCCTCATCCAACTGCCCGATTATTACATTCAGCAGGATCTGGAATCCGGCGAGCTGATTGAAGTGCTGGCCCAATACCGCGATGACAAAGAAGGCATCTGGGCGTTATTTCCATCCAGCGTCCGGCTGTCTCCGAAAGTGCGCCTGCTGGTGGAGTTCTTAGTGGAAAGCTTGGCGGTGGGTTTAAGTGAAAACAACCTTTCACAACGCTGA
- a CDS encoding S-(hydroxymethyl)glutathione dehydrogenase/class III alcohol dehydrogenase, with protein sequence MTLALKPGQTSIKSKAAVAWAAGEPLKMEEVDVQLPKAGEVLVRIVATGVCHTDAFTLSGDDPEGIFPAILGHEGGGIVEMVGEGVTSVAVGDHVIPLYTAECGECKFCTSGKTNLCQAVRETQGKGLMPDGTTRFSINGEPIYHYMGCSTFSEYTVLPEISLAKVNKAAPLEEVCLLGCGVTTGMGAVLNTAKVKAGDTVAIFGLGGIGLSAIIGARMAGASRIIGIDINESKFALAQQLGATDVINPQHFDKPIQEVIVEMTDGGVDFSFECIGNVNVMRSALECCHKGWGESVIIGVAGAGQEITTRPFQLVTGRVWRGSAFGGVKGRSQLPGIVEQYLAGEFGLQEFITHTMGLDEINEAFALMHEGKSIRSVVHMDK encoded by the coding sequence ATGACGCTGGCACTGAAACCCGGTCAAACCTCAATCAAATCGAAAGCGGCTGTCGCCTGGGCTGCGGGTGAACCGCTGAAAATGGAAGAAGTCGATGTTCAGCTGCCGAAAGCCGGTGAAGTGCTGGTTCGCATTGTGGCGACGGGGGTTTGTCACACGGATGCCTTTACGTTATCAGGCGATGATCCGGAAGGGATTTTCCCAGCGATTTTGGGCCACGAAGGCGGTGGCATTGTTGAAATGGTGGGTGAAGGCGTGACCAGCGTGGCCGTGGGGGATCATGTGATCCCGCTTTACACTGCTGAGTGCGGTGAGTGTAAATTCTGTACCTCGGGCAAAACCAACCTGTGTCAGGCCGTGCGTGAAACGCAGGGCAAAGGCCTGATGCCGGACGGCACAACGCGTTTCTCGATCAATGGGGAGCCGATTTATCACTATATGGGCTGCTCCACGTTCTCGGAGTACACAGTGCTGCCAGAAATTTCTCTGGCGAAAGTGAACAAAGCGGCACCGCTGGAAGAAGTCTGCCTGCTGGGTTGTGGCGTCACAACAGGCATGGGGGCTGTGCTGAATACCGCGAAAGTGAAAGCCGGTGATACGGTCGCGATTTTTGGTCTGGGCGGCATTGGCTTATCGGCCATTATCGGTGCGCGCATGGCAGGTGCCAGTCGTATCATTGGCATTGATATCAACGAAAGCAAGTTTGCACTGGCACAACAACTGGGTGCGACGGATGTCATCAACCCGCAGCATTTCGACAAGCCGATTCAGGAAGTGATTGTCGAAATGACCGACGGCGGTGTGGATTTCTCGTTCGAGTGTATCGGCAATGTGAATGTGATGCGTTCGGCGCTGGAATGTTGCCATAAGGGCTGGGGTGAGTCGGTGATCATTGGTGTGGCCGGTGCCGGTCAGGAAATTACTACGCGTCCGTTCCAGTTGGTGACTGGCCGGGTCTGGCGTGGTTCTGCCTTTGGTGGTGTGAAAGGCCGTTCTCAGTTGCCGGGCATTGTTGAGCAGTATCTGGCGGGTGAATTTGGTCTGCAGGAGTTTATCACCCATACCATGGGTCTGGATGAAATCAACGAAGCGTTTGCGCTGATGCATGAAGGCAAGAGCATTCGCAGTGTTGTCCATATGGATAAGTAA
- the fghA gene encoding S-formylglutathione hydrolase — protein sequence MTSESQNLQHVSQNKTFGGWLKQYTHASETLNCTMRFSIFLPSVATAEHPVPAVYWLSGLTCTDENFSQKAGAFRVAESLGIALIMPDTSPRGDDVADDDNYDLGQGAGFYLNATKPPWNTHYRMYDYVVQELPGLIESHFPVSDVKSIAGHSMGGHGALTIGLKHPEQYRSISAFSPITHPMMCPWGQKAFSAYLGNDKETWRQYDACELLKQGKAALPMLVDQGDADNFLNEQLKPELLKAAAEQHDSPLELRMQSGYDHSYYFIASFIDDHLHFHAGYLLTDRH from the coding sequence ATGACTTCTGAATCCCAAAATCTGCAGCATGTCAGCCAGAACAAAACCTTTGGTGGCTGGCTGAAACAATATACGCATGCGTCAGAAACGCTGAACTGCACCATGCGATTTTCCATTTTCCTGCCTTCCGTGGCCACAGCGGAGCATCCGGTGCCTGCGGTGTACTGGCTGTCGGGTCTGACCTGTACGGATGAAAATTTCTCGCAAAAAGCCGGTGCTTTTCGTGTGGCTGAGTCGCTGGGGATCGCCCTGATCATGCCGGACACCAGCCCGCGTGGCGATGATGTAGCTGATGACGACAATTACGATCTGGGGCAGGGCGCAGGCTTTTATCTGAACGCGACCAAGCCGCCCTGGAACACGCATTACCGGATGTATGATTACGTGGTTCAGGAACTGCCGGGCCTGATTGAATCCCATTTCCCGGTGTCTGATGTGAAGTCGATTGCCGGACACAGTATGGGCGGACATGGCGCTCTGACGATTGGGCTGAAGCATCCGGAGCAGTATCGTTCCATTTCTGCGTTCAGTCCGATTACGCATCCGATGATGTGCCCGTGGGGACAAAAAGCCTTCTCGGCCTATCTGGGGAATGACAAAGAAACGTGGCGTCAGTACGATGCCTGCGAATTGCTGAAGCAGGGCAAAGCCGCATTGCCAATGCTGGTGGATCAGGGTGACGCCGATAACTTCCTGAATGAGCAACTTAAACCTGAGCTGCTCAAGGCCGCTGCCGAGCAGCATGATTCGCCGCTCGAACTGCGCATGCAGTCCGGTTACGACCACAGCTATTACTTTATCGCCAGTTTCATTGACGATCACCTGCACTTCCATGCCGGGTATTTGCTGACAGATCGGCACTGA
- a CDS encoding NYN domain-containing protein, protein MEKVAIFVDVQNVYYTSRQQYQRNFDYNAFWAKVTKDREVVAAFAYAIDRGDRKQQEFQNILRAIGFEVKLKPFIQRADGSAKGDWDVGITIDALEHSVEADVVVLVSGDGDFDLLLNKLRVDKGKQVELYGVPDLTAASLVNEASTYFPINNDLLL, encoded by the coding sequence ATGGAAAAAGTGGCCATATTTGTGGATGTGCAAAACGTGTATTACACATCCAGGCAGCAGTATCAGCGAAACTTTGACTACAACGCCTTCTGGGCCAAAGTGACCAAAGACAGAGAAGTGGTGGCTGCCTTTGCCTATGCGATTGACCGTGGTGATCGTAAGCAGCAGGAATTTCAGAACATCCTGCGCGCCATTGGTTTTGAGGTGAAACTGAAGCCTTTTATTCAGCGTGCAGATGGCTCAGCAAAGGGCGATTGGGACGTTGGCATCACGATTGATGCGCTGGAACACTCAGTTGAAGCCGATGTGGTGGTGCTGGTTTCCGGCGATGGTGATTTTGATTTGCTGCTGAACAAGTTGCGAGTCGATAAAGGCAAACAGGTGGAACTGTATGGTGTGCCTGACCTGACCGCAGCATCGCTGGTGAACGAAGCCAGCACTTATTTTCCTATCAACAACGATTTGCTGTTGTAA
- a CDS encoding antitoxin Xre/MbcA/ParS toxin-binding domain-containing protein — MSHSFITDVGLQNNIFDDQYLLLETITAGVAGKVVESVVKTLPTQRAIICSALGTTSGNLHRLYKRKALDKHQSEEMLDILSVFNAAFSLYEDRELAQELLNTPLPALNNKKPSELLDTFTGRRMVKETLNKMAWGEFS, encoded by the coding sequence ATGTCACACTCATTCATCACTGATGTGGGTCTGCAAAATAACATTTTTGATGATCAGTATCTGTTGCTTGAAACCATCACTGCGGGTGTGGCTGGCAAAGTCGTGGAGTCTGTCGTGAAAACCTTGCCGACGCAACGCGCAATCATCTGCAGTGCATTAGGGACGACCAGCGGTAATCTTCATCGTTTGTATAAACGCAAAGCGCTGGACAAGCATCAGTCTGAAGAAATGCTGGATATTCTGAGTGTTTTCAATGCAGCATTTTCGTTGTACGAAGACAGGGAATTGGCACAGGAACTGTTAAATACCCCTTTGCCAGCGCTGAACAATAAAAAGCCCTCTGAATTGCTGGATACCTTCACCGGGCGCAGGATGGTGAAAGAAACCCTGAATAAAATGGCCTGGGGCGAGTTTTCCTAA
- a CDS encoding RES family NAD+ phosphorylase, whose translation MLLYRITPEQYLENYQGLGASYQDGARWNHKGLPVLYFSLSPSVAMLEMANYFPLPKLIPKDYVLGIYELPDELAERLDTALLPSDWNVYPHPASTRHIGSQWLADKTHTGLIVPSAATPNGLESIIVLNPLHDGIVHLRLVDKTAQLFNARAFPGN comes from the coding sequence ATGCTGCTTTACCGCATTACGCCAGAGCAGTACCTTGAAAATTATCAGGGGTTGGGGGCCAGTTATCAGGATGGGGCAAGATGGAACCATAAAGGCCTTCCTGTGCTGTATTTTTCACTGTCGCCTTCAGTTGCCATGCTGGAAATGGCGAATTATTTTCCGCTGCCCAAGTTAATCCCCAAAGATTACGTGTTGGGCATTTACGAGCTGCCTGATGAGCTGGCAGAGCGACTCGATACCGCATTACTGCCGTCAGACTGGAATGTTTATCCTCATCCTGCTTCAACACGCCATATTGGTTCGCAATGGCTGGCAGATAAAACCCATACCGGGTTGATTGTCCCCAGCGCGGCAACACCGAATGGACTGGAGTCGATCATCGTGCTGAATCCGCTTCATGATGGCATTGTCCATCTCAGGCTGGTGGATAAAACCGCTCAGCTATTTAATGCGCGAGCGTTTCCGGGCAACTGA
- a CDS encoding acetoacetate--CoA ligase, whose product MSMQDHPLEEDQAPILWQPTKDSIHDSLLYQFMVDLSEQEDTLFHDYQQLHHWSVTHSEQFWDRLWDFCGVIGDKGSRVTDCPPGSAEPAKDTRWFPDARLNFAENLLAYAKQAPEAAAIVFHCEGQAERRQQLSWQNLYDQVSQLSQYLRQQGISQGDVVAGYLPNLPQTIIAMLATSTIGAIWTSTSPDFGVDSVVERFGQTCPKLLFAADGYFYNGKSHSCIEKVNAMLTELHSVEKVVLIPFAGMTPPTAGPLSERCQYWDDALSAYQPSVIQFEPVEFNHPLYILYSSGTTGKPKCIVHSVGGMLLNHLKEHMLHSNVNKGDRLFYFTTCGWMMWNWMASGLAAGATLILYEGSPFYPDGNVLWDMAAQENVTLFGTSAKYLEALEKKGYQPNQTHRLASLRTLCSTGSVLAPEQFDYVYQSVKSDVQLASISGGTDICGCFAIGNPLSPVYRGECQGRALGMDVQVYDDNGKPVIDAQGELVCCNSFPHQPVGFWNDEGGKRYHSAYWEVYPNTWHHGDFVQLTRHGGLVFFGRSDAVLNPGGVRIGTAEIYRQVNPMGEIIDSIVIGQNWLNDVRVVLFVQLAEGQQLDDTLQARIRQRIKEHCSPRHVPAVILSVTDIPRTKSGKLVELAVRNVVHQQPVKNVGALANPEALEQYKNRPELLS is encoded by the coding sequence ATGAGCATGCAAGACCATCCTCTGGAAGAAGATCAAGCCCCCATTCTCTGGCAGCCGACCAAAGACAGTATTCATGACAGCTTGCTGTACCAGTTCATGGTGGATCTGAGCGAGCAGGAAGACACCCTGTTTCACGACTATCAGCAGCTTCACCATTGGTCTGTCACGCACAGTGAACAGTTCTGGGACCGACTGTGGGATTTCTGCGGCGTGATCGGCGATAAAGGCAGCAGAGTGACAGACTGCCCTCCCGGCAGTGCGGAGCCGGCCAAAGACACCCGCTGGTTCCCGGATGCCCGTCTGAACTTTGCTGAAAATTTACTGGCCTACGCCAAACAGGCACCGGAAGCAGCGGCCATTGTGTTTCATTGCGAAGGACAGGCAGAGCGACGCCAGCAACTGAGCTGGCAGAACTTATACGATCAGGTTTCTCAACTCAGCCAGTATCTGCGTCAGCAAGGCATCTCACAAGGGGATGTTGTCGCCGGCTATCTGCCGAATTTGCCTCAGACGATCATTGCCATGCTCGCCACCAGCACAATTGGCGCGATCTGGACGTCGACCTCGCCGGACTTTGGCGTAGACAGTGTGGTAGAACGCTTTGGCCAGACGTGCCCGAAACTCCTGTTCGCGGCCGATGGGTATTTCTATAACGGCAAAAGTCACAGCTGCATTGAGAAAGTTAATGCCATGCTGACAGAACTGCACAGCGTCGAAAAAGTCGTGCTGATCCCATTTGCCGGTATGACACCACCCACTGCTGGACCGTTGTCTGAGCGCTGCCAGTATTGGGATGATGCGTTGTCCGCGTATCAGCCATCAGTCATTCAATTTGAGCCCGTTGAGTTCAATCATCCGCTCTACATTCTCTATTCTTCCGGCACCACAGGGAAACCCAAGTGTATTGTTCACAGTGTCGGCGGCATGTTGCTCAATCATCTGAAAGAACACATGCTGCACAGCAACGTCAACAAAGGGGATCGCCTGTTCTACTTCACCACCTGCGGCTGGATGATGTGGAACTGGATGGCCAGCGGGCTGGCGGCAGGTGCGACGCTGATTCTTTACGAAGGCTCGCCATTCTATCCGGACGGGAATGTGTTGTGGGATATGGCCGCGCAGGAAAACGTGACTTTATTTGGCACGTCAGCCAAGTATCTTGAGGCGCTTGAGAAAAAAGGCTATCAGCCCAACCAGACTCATCGCTTAGCCAGCCTGCGAACCCTGTGTTCTACCGGCTCTGTGCTGGCACCGGAACAGTTCGACTATGTGTATCAGTCTGTGAAATCTGATGTGCAACTGGCATCGATCTCCGGCGGCACCGACATTTGTGGCTGCTTTGCCATCGGTAACCCCCTCAGCCCTGTGTACCGTGGCGAATGCCAGGGGCGCGCGTTAGGCATGGATGTGCAGGTTTATGATGACAATGGTAAACCTGTGATTGACGCTCAGGGCGAGCTGGTTTGCTGTAACAGCTTTCCGCACCAACCCGTTGGATTCTGGAACGATGAAGGTGGTAAGCGCTATCACAGTGCATACTGGGAGGTGTATCCCAACACCTGGCATCACGGTGATTTTGTTCAGCTGACCCGTCACGGCGGATTAGTCTTCTTTGGCCGCTCCGATGCCGTGCTCAACCCGGGCGGCGTACGCATCGGGACAGCGGAGATCTATCGTCAGGTCAATCCGATGGGCGAGATCATCGATTCGATTGTGATCGGTCAAAACTGGCTGAATGACGTGCGCGTGGTGCTCTTTGTTCAGCTTGCCGAGGGGCAGCAACTCGACGACACGCTGCAGGCCCGGATTCGCCAGCGTATCAAAGAACATTGCTCGCCGCGCCATGTTCCTGCGGTGATTCTGTCTGTCACCGATATTCCGCGCACCAAATCCGGCAAACTGGTTGAGCTGGCGGTGCGGAATGTGGTGCACCAGCAGCCGGTGAAAAACGTCGGCGCACTGGCCAACCCGGAGGCGCTGGAACAGTACAAAAATCGTCCGGAGTTGCTCTCCTGA